A stretch of DNA from Oceanispirochaeta sp.:
GGAAAGATAAAGAAATCATCCTTCACATATTTCAGACCTGCCTGAATAGACCCCAGCATTCCACTGTTATAATCCCGGTTTTCCACAATACGGACATCAATATGGGGCGTGATAAGTTTCTTCAGGGAAGAGAATTGATAACCTCCGACAACAATGACTTCACGGCAGGCTTCGCGGGCTGTCATTACAGCTTTTTCAATGAGAAACAATCCTTCTTTGCTTAATAATTCAGCTTTCCAGCAGCCCATTCTGGAGGAGAGTCCTGCCGCAGGAATAATACAGACAGCATCAATTTTTTTCTTTTCAGTAAAAAGGACTTCACTGTTAGATTTTTCAGATTTCATAGCTTATATTATACACAAGGACATAATATATATGACATTAAAAGAAATTTGTGAGCATCTGATCCATGAGGATAACTATATTCTAACGAGCCATGAAGCACCTGATGGTGATGCGATCGGTTCCGAAATTGTGTTGTATAGCATACTAAAATATTTGAAAAAAAAAGTTATTATTCTGAATTCGGATGCCACAGAGCAGAAGTACGGTTATATGGATATTGATAATGTAATCCAGTTTATAACACCGGGAGACAAGCTCCCCCGGAATCTCTCAGAGAAGACACTGATTGTTATGGATACGGAACCGGATAACATAGGACATCTTTCAGGAGTCCTGAATGAGGCAATGTTCTCAGGCATTGTGTATGATACTGGTTCCTTCATATATCCCAAAACAACAGCAAAAACATTTGATATTGCACACAAATTGGTAAAAAACGGGGCCAGGCCGAATTTTGTTTACTCCCATCTTTATGAGAGTAAATCGACGGAGTCTCTGAAACTGAGAACCATGGTAGGATCAACCATGTCTCTCCATTTTAATGATCACGTAGCCTATCAATATATGGATAGGAAGACCCTCCTTGAGTCGGGTGCTAAATACGAAGAGTCCCAGGAAATCGTCAATATTCCTTTACAGTGTAATGAAGTGAGAGTCTCTATTTTCATTAAAGAAAATGCAGAAGGCCAGGCCCGTTGTTCCATCAGAACCAAAAACGAAATTGACTGCCTTCCCATCGTCTCCCATTTCCATGGAGGAGGACATCCCACGGCAGCCGGATTCAAATTGAAGACATCCGTAGAAGAAGTTCGCCGTGAGGTGCTTGAATTCTTTGCTTCCTTATTTACATAATAGCGACATGAAGAGTCGATATTTAATTCTACCCCTGTTATTTCTCCTTTTGATATCCTGCAGTGATAAAAATGAGGAAAATCTGAATAGGAATCCCCGGGTCATCAATCCCGTCATATACGAAGACAACAGTATCAGTGAATCAAACAAAGAGAATGCGATTGATGACATGTCCTATCTGGTCCCAATGATCGATTTGCCCCTTGATGAATATGCACAGAAAATTCAGGATATAAATCTGGACAACGATACAGAGGAAGAGCAGATAATTCTGACTCGTAAATCTGAAAATGAAGATTCTCACTTGAAACTCTATATAGCTGACTACAATAACGAAACCATGCGCTATCAGACAGCCCTTGAGCAGGACATCCTTGTAGACCATATGGAAGGACTCAGCATCCTTATTCAGGATATTACAGGAAATCAGCTGAATGAGGTTCTGATCACAGGTTTTGACATTGCAGGTCTCCATACCCTGGATGCATTCAGGATTCAAACACTGGGAGGAGCTGAAGGATTAAAATACAGGGAAATTATCTCTCTAGCCGTCAATGGCACCATTGATATAGAAACAGAAGAGAGGTCTCAGAATTATAAATCCGGACAGATGACATGGGAAAGCTTTCCTATCATCACTGAAGCCAGTGATGAAAGTGAAGACGATCTGGACCTGATTAAAACTGTATATAAATGGAATAGTACGGCATTTAAATATCAACAAGTTTCGGTATCCAAAATTCCTGGTGTTACTATCAGAGAAGAAAATCTTAAAAAACTGTACAGAGGAAATCTTGACGATTTCAAAGGCTTTTTAAGCGGCCCCTGGTTTAGAGTCAGTGACTTGAACCAGACAGAACAGCCTTTTATGCAGGAGATCCTTTATTTTCATCCAGAGGAATCTCAGGTTATATTTACGGTTGATGATGTACAGGAAATCTATGAGTGGAGTGATACTTACCGAACAATTTTCAAAGGAATTTATATTCAATCCGAGAATCAGCTCATCAAAAGCCTGAGACGTGATATTTATATCACCATAGAAGACATGGATTCCATCCGAGTCAAAATCCAGGGAACGACCGAATGGGGCGGATTCTATGAACCAGTCAGTATCTCTTTTCAACAGGGGTTGATACACAATGACATACTCAAACCTGCTGATGAAATGATGGAGCTCAGCGGTCTGTTTAAAAGCAGCCGCGGGATAGAAATGTATCTTGATTATCCCTTCTTTACCGAAAAAACGACTGACGGAAAAAGCAGAAAGGGAGTGCTTACATTTTATAATCTGTACGGTACGAATGTACTCCAGATGCGCTATCAAAAAGAAAACGGTAATCTTGAAAAACGATCCATCTACAAAGCAGATTTCAATGTTACCAGTGATAGTACAAGAATCATTAGAACCCTGACACTGGAGCCGGGTATGCTGACTGTCTCCGGATTCAACCAGGAACAGGGAGATAGTCTCCATTTTGAACAGATTGAAATCAAGGAATCCGGGGAATCCTGAACCACTTGATTCCCAGACTCTCTAATACCCTTTCTGTCTCAGAAATATTTGTGCTGATAATAATGACTTTATGAACATTTCCATCCCTCTCAATACGGCATTGTTCACCCCTGGATTCAATTTCCCTTTTCATTTGAAGGGCATTATCATAATCCTGGAAGGCACCTACCTGTACTAGAACCTTCTGAACCTCAGCATCCACAACCGGAACTGTTTCAAAGACTGATAGATCTTTCAAAAGGGATTGTGGATTCGGGAGAAGAGAAATGTGCTGCTTCTTTAAGAGAGCCCTTTCTATTGATTGAGGGAATTCGTCTATCAGAATTTGACGGTAGTTTTGAGCCTGATCTTCCTTCCCCCCTTGAGCGAGCTTCTGTTGAACCAGATACAGCCAGTCAGGCTCATTTAATAAAGCAGGAAATTCATTATGAACCTTATCCAGCCAGATCAGAATCTGTTCATCTTCAAGATTTCTCAAAGCCATTACATACTGGTTTTTTTTCTGTAAATCACTGAGAGAAGTTCCCAGACCCAGGTCTCTTAAAGATAGGACTTCGTCTTGAAA
This window harbors:
- a CDS encoding NTP transferase domain-containing protein — encoded protein: MKSEKSNSEVLFTEKKKIDAVCIIPAAGLSSRMGCWKAELLSKEGLFLIEKAVMTAREACREVIVVGGYQFSSLKKLITPHIDVRIVENRDYNSGMLGSIQAGLKYVKDDFFIFPMDMPLIVPEHFFRISKIWEKDRVTRPIYRNIPGHPVVFPQDWKDKILAMEGISLRKSIQWEDQDMIPWEDESVIFDMDSEVLYQAYLNS
- a CDS encoding DHHA1 domain-containing protein, whose translation is MTLKEICEHLIHEDNYILTSHEAPDGDAIGSEIVLYSILKYLKKKVIILNSDATEQKYGYMDIDNVIQFITPGDKLPRNLSEKTLIVMDTEPDNIGHLSGVLNEAMFSGIVYDTGSFIYPKTTAKTFDIAHKLVKNGARPNFVYSHLYESKSTESLKLRTMVGSTMSLHFNDHVAYQYMDRKTLLESGAKYEESQEIVNIPLQCNEVRVSIFIKENAEGQARCSIRTKNEIDCLPIVSHFHGGGHPTAAGFKLKTSVEEVRREVLEFFASLFT
- a CDS encoding pallilysin-related adhesin translates to MKSRYLILPLLFLLLISCSDKNEENLNRNPRVINPVIYEDNSISESNKENAIDDMSYLVPMIDLPLDEYAQKIQDINLDNDTEEEQIILTRKSENEDSHLKLYIADYNNETMRYQTALEQDILVDHMEGLSILIQDITGNQLNEVLITGFDIAGLHTLDAFRIQTLGGAEGLKYREIISLAVNGTIDIETEERSQNYKSGQMTWESFPIITEASDESEDDLDLIKTVYKWNSTAFKYQQVSVSKIPGVTIREENLKKLYRGNLDDFKGFLSGPWFRVSDLNQTEQPFMQEILYFHPEESQVIFTVDDVQEIYEWSDTYRTIFKGIYIQSENQLIKSLRRDIYITIEDMDSIRVKIQGTTEWGGFYEPVSISFQQGLIHNDILKPADEMMELSGLFKSSRGIEMYLDYPFFTEKTTDGKSRKGVLTFYNLYGTNVLQMRYQKENGNLEKRSIYKADFNVTSDSTRIIRTLTLEPGMLTVSGFNQEQGDSLHFEQIEIKESGES
- a CDS encoding SPOR domain-containing protein; its protein translation is MKTTQNPIQRIRIRFKFVFILLLCFSPLILCADDLSKAQDLEREGRFDDAREYYVRWLHDSKNSGTASFGRILVHTLRISGSLKDDLLLVEDSLNKVLLKEDKLVLIETALVLAELTSDQEKKKKYLDLLLEAQDDLPGRDSPALTRLVFQDEVLSLRDLGLGTSLSDLQKKNQYVMALRNLEDEQILIWLDKVHNEFPALLNEPDWLYLVQQKLAQGGKEDQAQNYRQILIDEFPQSIERALLKKQHISLLPNPQSLLKDLSVFETVPVVDAEVQKVLVQVGAFQDYDNALQMKREIESRGEQCRIERDGNVHKVIIISTNISETERVLESLGIKWFRIPRIP